In Elstera cyanobacteriorum, the genomic stretch CGTTTAGGAGGTCGAACAGAATGGCGGCGGGAACGATGGGGACGCGGGCCGTGCCGACCGGAAAACCGATGCCCTGGGCCGCGAGAAAATCCATCACCCCACTGGCCGCATCGAGCCCGAAGGCCGATCCCCCGGACAGGCAGAGCGCGTGGACCCGCGCCACCAGGGCCGACGGGGCGAGCAGATCGGTTTCTTTGGTGCCCGGCGCCCCGCCGCGAATATCGCAGGCGGCAATCGCGGGCTGATCGGGCAGGATAACGGTGACGCCGGTCCAGACGGTGCGGTCTTCCGCTTGGCCGACGCGCAGTCCGGGCACATCGGTGATCGCATTGCGCGGACCGGGGGCGCCGTCCTGGGGGCTGAAAGCGGGCGCGGTTGCGGCCATTATGCCCCCCTCCGCGCTCCGAAAGCGGAGCGGCGGGCCGTGCGGCAGTGCAATAAAGGCCGGGCGCAGCGCGGGCTCATGCCCGACCCTAGGCTGTTGCGGCGCACAAGGTCAAGGGGCTGTGACAAAGCCGACGCGGCGGAATGTCGCAATTTCGCGCTTGACAGGAGCGCCAAGTTTCCGCGCTATGCCGCGACTTATTCTGTCGTGAGATCGCCTATGTCAGTTCATTTCTTGCGTGAGTCGGTTCTTGGCGAGGTTCACGCTCGCCCCTTCACGCCGCTGACGCCGCCGCGCCGGGTGCTGCATTTCGCCTTTTTCACCGATTTGGCGGCGGCCCGGGCTGACCGCGATAAGCTGCTGGCCCTGTGCGCCACAGCCGGGGCCGCGGCCCCTTTGCCGGATGCGAAGCACCATCGGCTGACCTTGCCCCCCACGTTGGGCGGCGGCAGTTTGCGCTGGGAACAGCACTCGGAATTCACCACCTATACGCTGGATTTCCCCGACGAGAGTGGGGTGATCTTTCCGCCCTGCCCGGCCTGGGCGCGCTTCGAAGCGATCCTGCCGCCGCCCGGCCCGCTGCTGGTGGCGGTGGATTTGCAGATCGTTCCAGCGCAAGCGGGGCTTGATCTGACGAAGATTTTCGACCCGGCCTCCTTGGCCGTTTCCGCTTTCGATTTCGGTGCGGCCCTGGTCGCCACTGATTTCCGCGCCGATGGGCAGTTGCAGGCGGGCGGTGGCACCGTGCGGCTGCTGGTGCAGGATCAAGGCCTGACGCCGCAGCGCGCCGGGGCGCTAGTACAGCGGCTGCTGGAGGTCGAGACCTATCGGCTATTCGCCCTGCTCGGACTGCCGGAGGCACACCGCCTCGGCCCCATCGTCCGCCGCATCGAAGCCGATCTAACCCGTATCGCTCGCGCAATGGCCGAGGCGCGCGATCTTGTCTCTGATAACGCTTTGCTCGATGAATTGACCCTGCTGGCCGCCGAGCTGGAGGCGGAGGCCAATGCCGCCAGTTACCGCTTTAGCGCTAGCCGGGCCTATGACGGGATCATCCAGCAGCGGCTCGCGGCTTTGGGGGATCGGTCAGTCGGGGAGTATCCGACCATCGGCGCTTTTCTGGCCCGGCGCCTCGCCCCGGCCATGCGCACCTGTACGATGTTGGAAGAACGGCTGGAAACGCTGGCGGGCAAACTGTCGCGCGCCGCGCATCTGCTGCGCACCCGCGTCGATGTTGCCATCGAACAGCAAAACCGCAGCCTGCTGGAAGCGATGAACCTGCGCGCCCGCCAGCAGTTCCGATTGCAACAGACCGTCGAAGGCCTGTCGATTGCGGCCATCGCTTATTATGTCGTGTCGCTGGCGGCCTATGTGTTCAAAGGGCTGAAGGAAGCGGGCTTGCCGCTCGATCCAACGATCGGCACGGCGCTGGCGGTGCCGCCGATTGTGGCGGCAGTCGCCCTAACCGTGCGACGCATTCGGCGCCATCACGGTAAAGAAACCGAATAGCAAAGGCCGGGGAAATCCCCGGCCTTCACGATTTGGGGCAGCCTAGTCTTAGACGCCCAGCTTAGCCTTATTCTTTTCGATAAAGACTTTCCCGCTCTCATACCCAACCGCGAAGAGGCGATTGAGGTTCGAGCTGGACCAGTCCAGCGCCGCCGGCTGCATCTTCGGCGGAATTTTGAAGTTCAGGATCAGCAGGTCCGACTTGTCTTTATCGTGATGCAGTTCTTGGAACAGCTTCAAGTCGGCGTGACCGAGGGCGACCAGCGGGGTAATGATCTGCTGGCCAAACGCATCCCACAGGTTGCGCGGCTCGTGCAGCAGCCCATCGATCGCGATGGCATCGAACACGACGATCAGATCCAGATCGGGTTCGTTTTCCATGAGGCCCTTGAAATTGAAAGCGTCACGCGAGGCGCCTTCGATGTAGAGCTTGCCGTCGATTTCATAGGGCGAATAGAAGAAGGGATAAGATAGCGACGCCTGGAAATGAGCGAGATCGATCTGATCTTTTTTGAAGATCGCCATCTTATTGTCGGTCAGACAGTAAGCATTCAGGTAAATATCGGCGGGCAGCTTGTGCAGCGCGTCAAAATCGACCATCTGCTTAATGAATTGGGCATGCGCGCAGAAACCCTGACTGAACAGCGACAGGTTAGACGGCATCAGCCCCGCCCACCAGAACTGCACCCAATCCGACAGGAATTTTTCTGACGGCGTCATCCCAAGTTGGTTCACGATGCGCGAATAGCCGGGCATCATTGACAGGGCGGTGCGGTAAAGCGCCGCCGCCGGGCCGGGCTTGGTGAAGATCTTATAGTTGATCGGGAACATATTGTAGATGGCGTCCGAGACGCCGAAATTCACCGAATTGCGCAGTGATTCCTCGCGCGTCATGTTCAACGGTGCAAGGTAGGACAGGCCAACGACCCCGCCGCCGCCAGCCATTGAGTAGACGTCAAATTTAACGCCTGCTTCCTCGAACGCCAGCAGTGCGCCGGTCATCAAAGTATAGTCCGGGGCGCCACCGCCCAATACGAGAGCCTTCTTACCCACGCGAGCCTCCACATCTTAAAAAAAAGTTTGGTGAAAAGGAGAGAGGGGGGAGAGATGACCCTCCCCCGAAAACGCTTCAGGCTTAGAGCGGCATCACCATTTCGCGGTTGATGATGCGGTTGATGAATTTCGCATCTTCGACCACGGCATAGTGCGAGCCTTCCCGCATCAGCACTTGCAAGCGCTGATTGGTGAATTGCCCCCAGGCCAGAATATCCTCCCGCGACACATAGGGATCGCCGCGCGACACGAAACAGGTGATCGGCACGTCCCAGGGCTTCGGTTCGCCCTTGAGTTTGTAGTTGCTGGTCATCTCGAACTCTGCCCGCACGGCAGGCAGCATCAGCTTGCGAAGTTCGGGATCGGAGAGGAACTGATCGGTCGCCGCCATATCGAACTTGCGGATGATATCGGCGAAGATTTCGTCCGATTGTTCATAGGGCTTCAGATCGTGCCGGTAGCCCTGCGTTTGCATCAGCACCTTGCCCAGATCTTGCTCGAACGGCCCAACTTCCCCGACCTTATTCGGCGCGCGCGCGCCGGAGGCGAAGAGGTGCAGCGGTCTGAACTTGGTTTCCTCGATCAAGGTGCGCGCCGTTTCATACATGGTCACGGCCCCCAGGCAGTGACCGAACATGGCAAACGGCAGATCAAGCAGGTCGATCATTTCATCGAGCACGCAATCAACGAAGAGGTCCATATCGTTGACCGGCTTTTCCGAAATGCGCCCCAAGCGGCCCGGCGGTTCGACTGCGATCACCTCGATGGCCGGGTCGATCCAATTGGCCCAGGGCCGGAAGACCGCCGACCCGCCACCCGCGAAGGGGAAGCAGAACAAGCGCGCGCGCGGATTACTGCGCTTGCCGACCGGGATAAGCCACTTCGCATCCTCGACAATAGCAGGGGCGGCGAGGGCTGCCTCCACCGTTTCGGTGATGAGATTGCTCACCATTGCCTCGACGGCTGCCGGGATGGCCGGGGTTTCCGTCGGGGTATCGCCGGGCACCACCTGCGGCGCATCGGGCAAGCCAACCCCGGCGAGATCCGGCCAAACCTCGTCCACCAACTGATCGATGCTGGGGCCTTGGATCAGCTTCACGGCGGGTACGCGCACGCCAAGCGCCATTTCGATGCGGTTGATCAGCGTGACGGCCATCAGCGAGTCGAGACCAAGTTCACGCAACGGCTGGCCGGGATCAATGGCCCGCGTCACGCCGAGCGTCGCCTGCGCCTGCTGTGCCACATAAGTGACGATGGCAAAGCGCCGGTCGCGCGGGTCGCTGGACTTCAACTGCGCCTGCAAGGCTTCGACCGATAGGCCGCCGCTCGCAGCCGCCCCATCCGTCTTCACCTCGCCCAGCATAGCGTCGAAGAAGCGCGGGACCGGCTGGAACTGACCGACGATGGTCGTCCAATCGGCGCTGAGCACGGCGGCGTGGTTGAAGCCCGCCTCCACGATCAGCTTCAGCGCCTCCTGGCCTTCTTCGGGCTTCGTGTAAATCAGCCCGCGCGCGCGCCAGATCGCTTCGCCCTTATCCCCCGCCAGCGTCGCGAGACCGCCCGCCGCCCAGGGGCCCCAGTTGACCGCGAGGCCCGGCTTACCCTGCTGGCGGCGCAAGGCCGCAAGCCCGTCGAGATAGGCATTGCCAGAGGTGTAATTCGCCTGACCGCCCGCGCCAAACAGGCTGAGGATCGACGAATAAACCACGAAGTCATCAAGCTGCAGGTCTTCGGTCGCTTTATGCAGGAACCACGCGCCGTCGAACTTGGGTGCGATGGCCTTGCGGAACTTATCCCAAGCAAACTGCGCGATGGTGGCGTCTTCCAGCACCCCGGCGGAGTGATAGATACCCTTCAACGGTAGCGCGTCAGACCGCAGTTTCTTGATCAGCGCGGCCACGCTGGCCTCGCTGCTGGTATCGAGCTTCTCGACCGAGATGCGCGCGCCCAACGCTTCCAACTCCGCCTTGATCCCGGCCGCCGTCGGATCGTCGGCCCCCCGGCGGGAGGCGAGGACCAGATGGCGGATACCGCGATGGGTGATGAGGTATTTTGCCGTTTCGATCCCAATGGCCCCAAGGCCGCCGGTGATCAGATAGGTCGCATCCTTCGTGGTCGGCGCGCGGGTTTCCGTCACCTTGGCGCGGACGAAGCGGGCGCCGTAACGGGCCAACTGTCCGCCCGCGAGGCGGAAGGCGACCTGCGCTTCCCGGTCCCCCGCCAGCAGATGATTGGCCAAGGCTTGCGTTTCCGCAGGATTGATGCCGCCGGGTGCCAGATCGATGAGGCCGCCCCAGGTTTGCGGATATTCGAGCGATACCGTGCGCCCGAAGCCCCACAGCCCGGCCTGGGCGAGATCAAGCGAGCCTTTACTGCCGTCACGAATATCGAGACCGTTGCGCGTGCCAAGCCACAGGCCCGGCGCGTGCTTGAACCCGTCGCGGGCATCGGCAAGCGCCTGGGTAAGGTGCAGGGCATTACCGATCACGGCAGCCTGCTGGGCTTCGAGATCCTTCCCGTCGCCGAAGCTGGTATCGAGACCCCAGAGGTAGACGATGCCCACCCGCTTATCGGCCCAATCTTGCGCCGCCTGGGTCAGAACCGGCGCAAAGCTCTCGCGTCCGTCGACCTTCACCGCACCCGCCGGGATCAGCGCCGATTTGGCGATGAGTTTGACCGGATGGTTACGGGTTTCGAAGGTCTTGGCCAGGGCGGCGCCTACGCCTGCGTCATCGGCGAAGATCACCCAGGCATTGGGGGCCGCCACCTGCGGCTTAGCGCCCGCCGCCAGCTTGTCCCAACGCACCTGATAGAGCCAATCGACCCCTGCTTCCGCGCCCTTGGGCTGGAAAGCGGTGACCGGGATCGGACGCAGTGACAGGCCTTCAAATTTGGCGACCGGGCTGCCATCCATCGCATACACATCGATATCGACGACGAGCGCCGCCGACGCCGGATCGGCGGAGACATCTTGCAAGCGCTTGCGCAGATGGACCCAAACGTCCTTTTCGCCCGATTTCAGCAGGCTAAAGCGCTCAATGCCAGCGGGCAGATGCAGCCCTTCCGGTGGCAGGGCAACTTTGCTGAAATCGCCGAACGCATCGATAACGGCGGGATAGGTATGCAGAGTTGCGTCCAGCAGGGCCGGATGCAGCGGGAACCCATCGGCGGCAACGCCGTCCGCCAGACGGACGTGCGCCAGCACTTCGCCCAACCCCTGCCACATCGATTGGATGCCCCGGAACGCTGGGCCGTAATCGAGGCCGAGGCTGGTCAGCGCGCTATAATAGCGGTCCACCGGCAGCGGCTTGGTGCGGCTGATAACGGCTTCCGGCACGAAGGTTGGGGCGCTCGTCGCGTCCGGCGCCGGGCGCAGGGCGGCCGAGATATGCGTCTGCCAGCGGAACGCATCGCTGTCTTCGGCGCTGGACAGGCTGGCGTCGAAGCTGCCGAACTCGCCGGGTTTCAGCACCAGATGCACGATCTTGGCGTCAGCGTCGCCCAGGAACAGCGGCGCGCGGTAGGAGAAATTGGCGATCTGCAACGGCTTATCGCCGCTCAGTTTCGCCCCGGCTTGCAGCAGGCCGACGAGGCCCGCCGTGGTCGGCAGCACGACGTGGCTATAGACTTTATGGTCTTTGATCCAGGGCAGGGCCTTCTGGCTATAGACGGTCTCGAACTGCGCTTCGGGGAGGGAGGACCGCAGGCGCGTACCAACCAGCCCGTTAGCCGTGGCGGCGGCTTGGGCGGTCGCGGTGCCGGGGATGATGGCGGCGCCGTCGCGCTCGTTCCACATCCGCTCGCCTTGGAACGGATAGGTCGGCAACGCCACCCGGCGGCGCGTCCAGGGCGCATCAAAGCCCTTCCAGTCGATGGCCTCGCCCCGGCGGAACAGCGTGCCCACCGTTTCCAGCAGATCGCGCCCCTCAGTGCCATCCTTGGCGACCGTCGGCAGGAAAGCCAGCGTCTCGCCGGAGATGCTGGATTGCGCCAGCGCCAGCATGCTCTTGCCCGGCCCGATTTCGATGAAATCGGTCACGCCTTCCGCCTGCAACTGCTTCACCGCATCGGCAAAGCGCACGGCGTCCATCGCATGCGACACCCAATAGTCGGCGCTTGGGGCATCGGCCTTTACCGCGCCGGTCAAGGTCGAGACCCAAGTGACGCCCGGCTTTTCCGCCTTCGCCGCTGCCAACGCCGTGCGGAAATCGGCCATCGCCGGATCCATCAGCACCGAATGGAAGGCGTGGGAGACGGTGAGCGGGCGGGCGGTGACGCCCTTCGGCTCGAAATAGGCTATCAGCGCGTCGACCGAGGTTTTCAGGCCCGAAACGACCGTATTCGCTGGGCCATTGACCGCAGCGACACCGATCTGCGGCAGTTTCAGCTCGGCGAGCGCAGCGCGCACGCTGGCTTCGTCGGTGAAGACCGCCGCCATCGCCCCGCCTTCGGGCAGGGCCTGCATCAATTTCCCGCGCGCTGCGATAAGCTTCGCGGCCGCTTCCAAGGGATAGACCCCGGCAACGACCGAAAGGGCAAACTCGCCAACGCTATGGCCCGCCATCGCCTGCGGCGTGATCCCCCAGCTTTGCAGCAGGGTCGCCAGCGACACTTGCAGGGCAAAGGTGCCCGGCTGGGTGAATTCCGTGCGGTTGATCAACCCCGCATCCGGCCCATTGGGATCAGCGAAGACCGCTTCGGCCAACGGGCGTGGCAGGATACCGACCATCGCTGCGGCGCAGCGGTCGAAGGTCGCGCGGAACAAAGGCTGGCTGTCGTAAAGCGCTTTGCCCATGCCCGCGAATTGCGCACCCTGGCCTGTGAACAGGAAACCAATCTTACGCTTGGCCCCGGCGCGCCGATCGGCAGCGGTGGCAACCTGGGCGGTGCGCAGCTTTTCGATCAACTCATCGACGCTGCCCGCGACCGCCGTGTAGCGGTGGCTAAAGGAAACGCGGCCTTGCGCCAGCGAATAGGCGACATCGGGCAGCGAGGCACCCGGCGTTTCTTCCAGCACTTCCGCTTGGCGCACCAGCGCGTCTTTCAGAGCCGCTTCCGATTTCGCCGAGAGCACGACCAGATGCGCCGGGCGTTCCGGCACGGTCTGAGCAACCGGCGCCTGCGTCGGCGCCTCTTCCAAGATTACCACGCCATTGGTGCCGCCGATGCCGAGCGAATTGACCAGCGCGCGGCGCACCTTCTCGCCCTTCGGCCAGGGCTTCAGCTCCTGGTTCACATAAAAGGGGCTGGTGGTGAAATTGATCTTCGGGTTGAGCGTGCGGATATTGATCGTCGGCGGAATCGCCTGTTCGTGCAGGGCGAGCGCCGTCTTGATCAGCGAGACGATGCCCGCCGCCTGTTCCGGGTGGCCAATGTTTGGCTTTACCGACCCAACGGGGCAGGAACCGGCCGGGACAGTCACCGTCTTGAAGGTCTCGGTCAGCGCGGCGATTTCGATGGGGTCGCCCACGGCGGTGCCGGTGCCGTGGCATTCGGCGTAACCGATGGTATCCGGCGAAATATCGGCGAGTTCCAGCGCCTTGATCATCGCCCCGGCCTGACCCGGAACGGAGGAGCCGGAATAGCTGGCCTTGGTGCCGCCGTCGTTATTCACGGCGGTCGATTTGATTACGGCATAGATGGTATCGCCATCCTTGACCGCTTGATTGACCTCTTTCAGCAGCACCATACCGACGGCGGAGCCGAAGACCGTGCCGCGCGCGTCGGCGTCGAAGGTGCGCACATGCCCATCGGGTGAGTAGAGCCCACCTCGCACCGACCGATAGCCGGAGATTTCGGGCACGCGGACCGTTGCGCCGCCCGCCAGCGCCATCGTGCATTCGCCGGTCTGGATGCTCTGGCAAGCGAGATGCACCGCGATCAGCGAGGTGGAGCAGGCGGTCTGCACGTTCAGGCTCGGCCCCGTCAGGTCGAATTTGAACGACAGGCGGGTGGAGGCGAAATCCTTATCGTTGCCGATATGGACAAGGTTGGCCGTGCGCCCGCGCGACTCTGGATGGTCGTACAGTTCGTTGACCATGTACGAGCTGACGTTCCCGCCCGTGCCGAGCACGATGCCAACCGGACCAAGATGCCGACCGGGGATATAGCCCGCATCTTCAAAGGCTTCCCAGCCCACTTCCAGAAGGAAGCGGTGCTGCGGGTCCATCAACCGCGCTTCGCGCGGTGAATATTCAAAAAAAGCGGCATCGAACTTATCGATGCCGGGAATACGGAAAGCGGTTTTAACGTAGTCGGGTTCGGCGATTTCAGCGGGGCTGATGCCAGCGGCGATCAATTCTTCGTCCGAAAAGACGGTAACCGATTCGACGCCGTTGCAGAGGTTGCGCCAAAACTCCCGATAATTCATCGCGCCCGGCACGCGGCAGGCCATGCCGATGATGGCAATGCCCTTGAGCGGCGGTTGGGCAGATGTTTTCGGGGTTGCTTTATTGGTTGTGGCTTTAGGCTTGCTCATCATCACCCCCAAATCGACTTACCATTCTTTCTTGCGTTGGATGGCCGAGGGCCAATTCCAGAAAGACTGTAGGGGGGAGTCGGCGAACTTACCGAGCGAGCTAAGAGACTGATTCGTTAGCTTCTGAACCGACTGGAAAGCTGTATTTTCGCCGCCAGCGACAATGCTTTCGATCTTCCGCTCGAAACCTTGAACGGCGTCGTGCATTGCAAGGGCAACCTCGTAGCCTTTGTAAAGCGTGTCCAGCCATTGTTCCATCGGCCAAGCAATCAGCTTAGCGGTTACATCAACGATCGTCTCCGCCGGAATACCATTGTGCTGAGGGATGTAGGGACCGGGCAGGCTTTTTGCGAAAGCGCTGAAAAATTCTGCCGGATTGCTTGGGATGGTTTTCGCATCCGCAGCGGGCTTACCGGAGTAGCGGCGGGCCGGGCGGTCCGATTTTTCAGCCGCGGCGGCGGTGGTATTGGTATTTTCGGTAGTCATTGGGCCAGCCTCTCACGCGCGTGAAATTATGTGGAAAATGCCGATGCCATTTTTCGGAAATATAATCATTTCCGTTAGGCCGAATGATGCCATAGCCCATATCGCGCTGCATCAAAAATAAGTGTGAAGAATCGCGATTAACCTATTACAATTTCACGCTAAAGAAGAAGCAACCATTAGGGGGAGTTCTGGGGTTGAATTCTCTAGGTAAAAGTGATCACCTGGAAAAATATGGTAATCAAAATTGCTATTCGTGTAGTTAGCCCAATTTTTTATTGAATTTTCCGGATGTAGCGGGTCGCTATCTCCAAGATAAGCGGTGATCGGAAAATCCAATTTTTCCGTACTGTCGTCGTGATAAACTCGTAATAAGTTAATATCGTTCCGAAACACAGGAATCAGAAGCGATAGAAGGTCGGTATGGTTAATCAAATCTGCAGAAGTACCGCCGAGCTTGCGAATATAATCTTCGGCCTCTGCGTCGGATTGAAGAAGTGACGGGGTTGCCGCTGGTGTTTTTTTAGGCGGAATGTTGCCAGATACAAACAAGTGTCGGGGGCGTTGCCCATATTCTGTGCGCACTTGCTGCGCCGCAGCATACGCCAGCCACGCGCCAAAGCTGTGGCCGAATAGGGCGAAGGGCCGATCGAGCAAAGGCGATGCTGCTTCGGCAAAGGCATCGACCAGATCCTGTAGCCGGGTCAACGGCGGTTCGCCCAAACGGCTACCGTGTCCCGGCAACTGCACAGGATAAAATTCAACCAGATCTGCAGTACCGCGCCAGTCCCGAAATAAGCTGGCATTGCCGCCGGCATGGGCAAAACAGAAAACCCTAATTTCCGGGTCAGTCGTAACCTCGGGAAACGGAAACCAGAGTGCGGTCATAACCTAATTTATCCAATAAAAAAAACAGAGGGCTTGCGCCCTCTGTTCAATAAAGACTGATTATTCGTAGTAGCCGACGACGAAAACTTTATCGTCGAACTTTTTAGCGAAAGATTGTTTTTTTGCCAGCTTAGCCGTTGCCGGATTACGCCAGACGTAGGAAACCCAACCGCCATCAGCAGCCTTATTGGCGGCGGCAATCTGTTCCCGGATGATGAACTTACCTTCTACATCCTTCAGGTCCGGAATCGCCGGGTTATTGATCATCTTCGGATCGTAATAGGCGAGGGCGAGGCCGCTATTGGCATCGACAACCAGCACATACCATTCACCGTCGACCCATTCTTTATTGGTCTTATCGCCGAAATCAGCGAAGGCCTTATCTTTACCGACGGTCTGATAGTGTTTGATCGCCTTATTGACCATTTCGACCGATTGTTCGGCCGGCGTAGCGGCGATAAGCGGGCTCGAGACCAGCAGGGCAAGCGCTACGAACGCCGCAGACAGAAGTTTCAACATCGCGTGTCTCCACGAGAAAAGGGGAACAATCAGAAAAGAAGAGGACTAGGCCGCTTTCAAACGGGCAACGAGCGTATCGACACCCTCTTGAAGCGACCGGCAGGCGTCACCGAGGCTGGCGGTGGATTCCTCCACCACCACGGCGGCGGAGCCAACCGCTTCGGCGACATGCTTGACACCCGTGATATCGCGGCTGACGGCCTGGGTTCCAATGGCGGCTTCCGACACACTGGCACTGATATCAGCCGTGGCGGATCCTTGTTCACTGACGGCCTCGGCGATGACCATCAAAGCCTGCTCGACGCGGCCAATAGTGCCAACGATGAGGCGGATCGCCCCTGCGGCCTGATCGGTCGCGCCGCGCATCGAATTAATTTCGCCGGCAATTTCCTCGGTCGCTTGCGCCGTTTGTTGCGCCAAACTTTTAACCTCGGTGGCGACGACCGCAAAGCCCTTGCCAGCTTCGCCCGCCCGCGCCGCTTCGATCGTGGCGTTCAGCGCCAACAGATTGGTGCGTTCGGCAATATCGGTAATCAGGCGCAGCACTTCGCTAATGCGGCCCGACGCCTGAACCAGATCGCCCACCACGCGGTCCGTGCGGGCCGCTTCCGAGACCGCTTCCTGAGCGATGCTGCTGGATTCGCGCACCTTGACGTTAATCCGCTCGATCTGATCGGCAAGGCGATTGGTTGCCCCGGCGACCGTCGAGACATTCGAACTGGCCTGTTCGGATGCTGCAGCAACTAGAACCGATTGTTGACTGGCCTCTTCAGCATTGCGGGCCAAGCTGATCGACTGATTGCGGATGGTCGAGAGCATATCGGACATCGCGACCACGGCCTGACGCACCGACTGTTCAATATCGGCAGCCAGCGTCGTCATCATTTGCTTGCGGATACCTTCGGCCTGTTTGCGGTTAGCCTCTTGCTGAGCCGTCAGTTCCCGA encodes the following:
- a CDS encoding methyl-accepting chemotaxis protein, yielding MARKISLSIRWKVFFIPGVALVALGFLAVLGITTISEQNRVLDQITHVSSAKATEALQLSRAFEQTHAELIRMVAWSAAISDEKILSKVEGDFKAKLGNTKGLLGALPTRYSLNAVEAGLLSGFGDKLQKYEAGANAVLNSVRLDVASSVTLVFTAQNASEAIIANLSEFEAEARRQADAAIQQATEAGQRARSLYLIISGAATLILALIAVIVGQSIAKPVRDMTDAMGRLANDDLDVTIPALHRRDEIGAMAAAVEVFKVNAERVRELTAQQEANRKQAEGIRKQMMTTLAADIEQSVRQAVVAMSDMLSTIRNQSISLARNAEEASQQSVLVAAASEQASSNVSTVAGATNRLADQIERINVKVRESSSIAQEAVSEAARTDRVVGDLVQASGRISEVLRLITDIAERTNLLALNATIEAARAGEAGKGFAVVATEVKSLAQQTAQATEEIAGEINSMRGATDQAAGAIRLIVGTIGRVEQALMVIAEAVSEQGSATADISASVSEAAIGTQAVSRDITGVKHVAEAVGSAAVVVEESTASLGDACRSLQEGVDTLVARLKAA